CACCCCGGCCCCGCGATCGCCACCGCGACCACCCGGGGTACCCCGCGGTCCTCGTCCGCTCCGGGCAGCGCCCACCTCTCCACGACCCGGCCTCCGCCCCTCGGAAGCGCTTCTTGCCGCCGGTGCTCACAGCGACCTTCATGCCCCTGAGCCGGAAGTTCCCGCCGGTCGCGGACCAGGCGTGCGACCTGACCTCGGCGACCTCGATGCCGCGCGCCTGGAGCCCGAACTTGCCCCGCCCGCCCTGCCCCTTGGCGTCGACGTCCCGGTCCGTCGGGACGTACGACGAGAGCCCCAGGCTCTTCAGGTTGTCCGAGGAGACCAGGAAGCTGCTGCCGGAGACGGCGAACGACGCGGCGAGCGCGCCCTGCGCCATCTTCCAGTCGGTTCTGCCGTGCCGCTGTGCTTCGCTCACTGTTCCTCGCGTACGTCGTCCGCATGCGCAGGGAGCGCGCGGGAAAGGGGGAGTGCGTGGGAAGGTTCAAACTGCGGATGTCCCGCCGGCAGTTGGAGACCAGGGCTGAAATTGAGTAACAGTCAACAGCGTGGAGCGGGCTCCGGTCTCGGGCGCCCGCAGGCGCGCGGCACCGACCGGTCCGTGGCGCGCCGCGCCGAACTCATCACCATCGGGCGGAAGTTGTTCGCGGACACGTCCTACGACGCGCTGTCGATGGACGACATCGCCCGGCACGCGGGCGTCGCCAAGGGGCTGATCTACTACTACTTCAAGTCGAAGCGCGGCTACTACCTCGCGATTGTGGAGGAGTCCGTCGCCGACCTGGTCGCGCGCGCGGGTGGCGTCGGCGACCTCACGCCCGTGGACCGCGTGCACCGCACGATCGACGGCTATCTCCGTTACGCCGAGCACCACCAGGCCGCGTACCGCACCGTCATCAGCGGCGGCGTCGGCTTCGACGCCGAGGTGCACGCCATACGGGACGGTGTGCGCGAGGCGATGATCGCCACCATCGCCGAGGGCGCGTACGGCCGCAGCGACATTCCACGGGTCGCGCGGATGGCGCTGCTCGGCTGGCTGCACAGCGTCGAGGGGGTCACGCTCGACTGGATCGGCGACCGCACGCCCGCCAGGGACACGGTGCGCGAACTCCTGGTGCGCCTGCTCGGCGAGACGCTGCGGGTCATCGAGCAGTTCGAGCCGGACTGCCCGGCGCCCGCGAGGCCCTGACGCGACGTGCGAAGGGGCGGGGGACGCCGCGCATCCCCCGCCCCAAGTGCCACACTCAGAAGGCTAGTCGACCGATTTGATCAGCTCACCGTTCGTCGTGTCACCGCTGAGCTCCCAGAGGAATGTTCCCCCGAGGCCCTGCTGGTTCTTGTAGTCCATCTTCCCGGCGATGGTGGCCGGGGTGTCGTAGCTCCACCAGTTGTTGCCGCAGTACGCGTAGGCGGTGCCGCCGACCGTGCCCGTCGCCGGGCACTTCGACTTGAGCTCCTTGTAGTCGTCGATGCCCTGCTCGTACTTGCCGGCCGCCGGGCCCGTCGCCGTGCCGCCGGGCGCCGCCTGCGTGACGCCGGTCCAGCCGCGCCCGTAGAAGCCGATGCCGAGCAGCAGCTTCGACGCCGGGACGCCGAGGCCCTTGAGCTTGGTGATGGTGGCGTCGGTGTTGTAGCCCGCCTTCGGGATACCGCTGTACGAGGTCAGGGGCGAGTGCGGGGCGGTCGGCCCCTGCGCGTCCCAGGCCCCGAAGTAGTCGTACGTCATCGGGTTGTACCAGTCGACGTACTGGGCGGCGCCGGCGTAGTCGGTGGCGTCGATCTTGCCACCGTCGGAGGCGTCGGCCGGGATCGCGGACGTGATGAGCGCGCTGGAGCCGAACTTCGAACGCAGCGCGCTCATCAGGTTCTTGTAGGCGTCGCGCCCGCTCGTGTCGCAGGAGAGGCCACAGGCGTTCGGGTACTCCCAGTCGATGTCGATGCCGTCGAAGACATCGGCCCACTTGGAGTTCTCGACCAGGTCGTAGCAGGACTGGGCGAACCCGGCCGGGTCCTTGGCCGCGTCGGTGAACCCGCCCGACCAGGTCCAACCGCCGAAGGACCAGAGGATCTTGAGGTTCGGGTGCAGCTTCTTCAGCTTGAGCAGCTGGTTGAAGTTGCCGCGCAGCGGCTGGTCCCAGGTGTCGGCGACGCCGTCCACCGCCTGGTCGGCGGTGTACGCCTTGTCGGTCGCGGCGTAGGAGTCGCCCATCGCGCACTTGCCGCCGGTGACGTTGCCGAAGGCGTAGTTGATGTGCGTGAGCTTGTCGGCCGAGCCCGACGTCTCGATGTTCTTGACGTGGTAGTTCCGGTCGTAGACACCCCATTCGGTGAAGTAGCCGACGACCTTCGAACCGGCCGCGGCTCTCTGGGGGCCGGCGTCGTTCTGCGCTGCGGCGGTGCCCGCGGAGGCGAGCAGTCCGGCGCCGAGGACGGCGCAACACGCGGCGGACAGGAGCGCCCGGAAGGAGGCGCGGGGACGGTGCGGTCTGAGCATCGTGTCTCCTCGTGGGGGAGGGGAGCGTGGGGGGATTTGCTGTGGACCTCGGGGGCGTCGTCACGCGATCCGTGTCACGAGTCTTTGGCATGAACGCGTTAAGACGTTGCAGGGAACCTTAGGAGGACTAGACCAGTGGGGTCAATGGTGCGGACCAATGTGCTCGGCTCCCGGCGTGGGCTCCGGGAGTCGCCGGTGAGGGCTCGGGGCCGCCCCCGGCCGCCTTGCCGCCGTCCTTTCGGTATCTTTGAAGTAAGCGGTCGTTAACTGGTGACTGGCCGCCGTCGAACGGGCATACTCAACGGGCCGCAGCCGCTGGTCAGCGCCCGTCCGAGACCCGGAAGGGAGCCCTCGGCGGCGGCTCGAACACGGCGCCGCCGCACACCCCGCGCGCGACCGCCGCAGTGCCCGACAGGGAGGAGAGCGTCGATATGCCCGACCGCGCCCCGCAGCCGGTGGACCGTCAACTGCCCACGGACGAGGCCCGGGATCTGTTCTCGCTCGTACGTGAGCTCGTGCAGCGTGAGATCGCCCCGAGCGCGGCCGAGGAGGAGGATGCCGGACGCTTCCCGCGCGAGACGTTCTCACTGCTCTCCGAGTCGGGCCTGCTCGGCCTCCCCTACGATTCCGACTTCGGCGGCGGCGACCAGCCGTACGAGGTCTATCTCCAGGTCCTCGAGGAGCTCGCCGCCGCCCGGCTCACCGTCGGCCTCGGCGTCAGTGTCCACTCGCTGGCCTGTCACGCACTGGCCAATTTCGGCACCAAGGAGCAGCGGGCGGAGCATCTGCCCGCCATGCTCGGCGGCGGCCGCCTCGGCGCGTACTGCCTCTCGGAGCCGTCGTCTGGATCGGACGCCGCGTCCCTGCGGACCAAGGCCGTCCGCGAAGGCGACGACTGGGTGATCACCGGCACCAAGGCATGGATCACGCACGGCGGCATCGCCGACTTCTACACCGTCCTGGCGCGCTCCGGCGGCGAGGGGGCGCGTGGCATCACCGCGTTCCTGGTCCCTGGCGACGCGGAGGGGCTGAGCGCGGCGGCGCCCGAGAAGAAGATGGGGATGAAGGGCTCGCCTACGGCACAGGTTCACTTCGACGGGGTGCGCGTGAGTGACGCGCGCCGGATCGGCGACGAGGGGCAGGGCTTCGCGATCGCGCTTTCTGCCCTCGATTCCGGGCGGCTCGGCATCGCGGCCTGCGCGATCGGCGTGGCCCAGGCGGCCCTCGACGAGGCCCTCGCGTACGCCACGGGGCGTGAGCAGTTCGGGCGGCCCATCGCCGACTTCCAGGGCCTGCGCTTCATGCTCGCCGACATGGCCACGCAGATCGAGGCCGGCCGCGCGCTCTATCTGACGGCGGCCCGCCTGCGCGACGCGGGCCGGCCCTTCTCCAAGCAGGCCGCCATGGCCAAGCTGATGTGCACGGACACGGCGATGAAGGTCACCACGGACGCCGTCCAGGTGCTCGGGGGGTACGGCTACACGGCAGACTTCCCGGCCGAGCGCTATATGCGCGAGGCCAAGGTGCTCCAGATCGTGGAGGGCACCAATCAGATCCAGCGGATGGTCATCGCCCGGCACCTCGCCGGTCCTGAAACCCGCTGAACTGCCCGGTGCTGACCGGGGACGCCACCAGCCGGGCCCACTCCGGGTCGTGGCGTCCCGGCAGGGTCTTGCCGCGGTCGGCCCAGTGTCTGACCAGGGCGTGGTAGATCGGCGGGTCCGGGGGTGCGGGGCGCTCCGGGGGCGGCGGCTGCGGAACCGATTCTGCGGTGGCGGGGGTGAGGAGCCGGCGGCGCCGGCCGGTGGCGCTCTGCGTAGGGGGCATGTCCGGGACAACGCGCCCGCGCCGGGCAGGTCACCGTCCAGGGCATGGGGGCGTGAGTTCTAGGGCCTTGCGTTTGGATCGGGCTGTTTCGGATCGGATGGGATCGGATCAGGGTCGGCCCCGCGCGCCCGGCCTGATCCGGCCATCGCCAGGTCCGGGTCGGCGCACGCATCTGGCTCCGGCGGCTCAGCTGACGTACCGTCAACTCCGCCGCCGGGGGCCGCACCCCTCCGGGCGACGTCAACCGCCGTACGCCCAGGGAGGGAACGCGTGGCAGACGACCGCCCCGTCGCACTCGACGAATACCCGGTCCACCAGGTGCCGCTGTCCATGAAGCACGTCGCGACCGGTGACCGTAACGCGTACGACCGCTGCATCTTCCATCTCGTCGACCCCACCGGGGAGTTCCTGCTCATCCTCGGTCTCGGTGTCTACCCGAACCTCGGTGTCATCGACGCGTACGCGACCCTGCGCGTCGGCGACACCCTCCACGCGGTCCGTGCCTCCGACGCCCTGCGCGACGACGCCCGCATGGAACTGGCCGTCGGTCCGCTCCGGATCCACGTCGAACGCCCCTTGAAGGACTTCGTCCTGACCTGCGCGGCCGACCCGGCCGACCCCGACGGACTCTCGTACGAGATCAACTGGTCGGCGGCCTTCCCGGCCCTCTGGGAGCCCCACCACACCCAGCGCCGCGGCGGCCGCCTCACCCTTGAGGGCAGGCGCTTCGTGCAGGCCGGGCGCTGTGACGGCCGGCTCCGCGTCGGCGGGCGAGAGGTGTCCCTCGACGGCTGGACCGGCACCCGCGACCGAAGTTGGGGCGTGCGCCCGGTCCCCGGCGAGGAGGGCGGCCGGCTCGCCGAGGAGAACAGGACCGAGGGCTTCCACTGGATCTGGTCACCGGTCCGCTTCGACGACCGCTTCCTGATGGTTATCGTCCAGGAGGACGCGGACGGCTACCGCACCCTCAACGACGCCACCCTCGTCCGCGACGGCCACCCGGACCTCCAACTCGGCTGGCCCCAGGCCGACATCACCTACCGGACCGGCACCCGCCACCCCGAGAGCGCCGTCGTGCATCTCACCGACCCGCTGTCCCGCAAGCCCGTGGAACTCGGCGTCGAGATCCTCGCCTCGTCCCCGCTCGCCGTCGGCGCCGGATACCCGCCCGCGGACGACTGGCAGCACGGCACCTGGCGCGGCCGCGACTGGACGGACCGCCGCAGCTACGACCTCTCCGACCCCGCCGCCCACCCGCTGGCCGCCTACGGCGTCATCGACCACGCGGCGCGCTTCACCCTGGACGGCCGGGTCGGCCACGGCATCTTCGAGCACGGCAGCTTCGGCAGGCACGACCCGAGCGGCTTCACCGGCTACGACTCCGTGGCGCCCTGAAAGGAGCCTGCGATGGCGACAGCACCCAGACCGCGCACCAGCACCCGCGACCCGGAGGAGGTGTCCCGAAGGCTCACGTCCTGGCTGGCCGCCCGACTGCCGGGCGCCGAAGCGGTGAACGTGACCGTCCCCGAGTCCAACGGCATGTCCAGCGAGACCCTGCTCTTCGACATCGAACACCCCGAACCCCCGGTCCGGGCCTGCGCGTTGAGACTCGCCGCCGACCCGTCCGCGTACTCGATCTTCCCGGACTACGACATGCCGCGGCAGTACCGCACGATGCGGCTCGCCGCAGATCGGACCGGGCTGCCGGTGCCGCGCGTGCTGTGGCTGGAGGAGGATCCCGGGCCGCTGGGCGCTCCGTTCTTCGTGATGGAGCGCGTCGAGGGCCGCGTACCGCCGGACGTCATGCCCTACACGTACGAGGGCAACTGGCTGCACGCCGCGACGGACGCCGAGCGCGCGCGGCTCCAGGACGCGACCGTGCGGCTCATCGCCCGGCTGCACGACGGAGTCCCGGCGTCCGAGGCCGAGTTCCTCGCCGCACCCGGAAAGGGCAGCGCACTGCGCCGCCACGTCGAGGCCCAACGCGCCTACTACGCCTGGGTGGTGGACGGACTGCCGCCGTCACCGCTCATCGAGAGCGCCTTCGACCGGCTCGCCGAACTCTGGCCCGCCGACGAGGGCGAACCCGTCCTCAACTGGGGCGATGCCCGCATCGGGAACATCATCTACGACGGCTTCGAACCGGCTGCCGTGCTCGACTGGGAGATGGCGGCCCTGGCCCCGCGCGAGGTCGACCTCGGCTGGACCGTGTACCTGCACCGCTTCTTCCAGGACCTGACCGAGAGCTTCGGCCAGGCCGGCCTGCCCGGCTTCCTGCGCCGCGAGGACATCGAGCGCCGCTACGCCCAACTCACCGGCCACGTACCGCGCGACATGGACTTCCACACCCTGTACGCCGCCCTGCGCCACGCCGTCGTGATGCTGCGCGTCGCCTACCGGCAGGCGTACTTCGGAGAGGTGGCCGTGCCGGACGATCCGGACACACTGATCCTGCACCATGCCAGTCTGCGGGCCATGGTGCAGGGCAGTTACTGGAGTTGAGGCGTCGTCAGGCGGCCGTGCGCCGCACCTGCTCGGGGACGCGCAGCGGGCGCGAACCCGGGCCGCCCACGTGCGAGAAGGGCTGCATCCGCCAGTCGAGGCCCTGAGGGAGCGTCAACAGGAGGGCGGTGTCCTGCTCCTGAGCCTCCGTCGAGTCGTCGGCGGGCCGGGCGTCGGCCGCCGGGCGGCCCGTACCGGCGCAGACCGTGAGACCGAACGGGTTCCACGGCGAGGCGCACAGCGCGTGCTCGGGCAGCACGTCCTCGTCGGCGAGCAGCGCGATCGGCTGCGCGCAGTCCGGGCAGAACACCCGGTACATCTCGAAGGTGTCGTACTCGTCGAACGCGTCGATGCCGGTGTCCGCCGGTTCGACACCCTCCGGCTCGGGTTCGATCGCCGGCTGCTGCCGACTGCGGGCAGGACGACCGGGACGCTTCACATTCTGCATGGGACTCTCCCCCTCGGGTGGGCCGACAAGGCGCTGCGGCCTCGACCACAGCAAGCACTTCCCGTCCCGTCGTGGGGGTAATCGTGGCACGCGCCTGGACACGGTTCGACAGGTGTGGTCTTCGTCACATGCTGATTGCGGATGCCCGGCAGCAGGTAGGCGTGTCCGCCCCCATGGCCCGCTCGGGTATCCCCGGGGATCAAGGGCCCTGTAGGTTCTGCGCCATGGAGGAGCTCGACCGACAGATCGTGCAGCTGCTCGTCAAGGACGGGCGGATGAGTTACACCGACCTGGGCAAGGCCACAGGCCTGTCCACGTCCGCGGTGCACCAGCGCGTGCGCCGACTCGAACAGCGCGGGGTCATCCGCGGCTATGCCGCGGTCGTCGACCCCGAGGCGGTCGGCCTGTCGCTCACCGCCTTCATCTCGGTGAAACCGTTCGACCCCAGCGCCCCCGACGACATCGCGGAACGCCTCGCGGGCGTCCCGGAGATCGAGGCGTGCCACAGCGTCGCCGGCGACGAGAACTACATCCTCAAGGTCCGCGTGGAAACCCCGCACGACCTGGAGAACCTGCTGGCCCGGGTGCGCTCCCTCGCCGGCGTCTCCACCCGCACGACCGTGGTCCTCTCCACGCCGTACGAGGCACGGCCGCCCCGCGTCTGACCGACGCGGGTCCGACCGCTGGGGCCCCCGGGTGCGGCCCTGGGGCACAAACGCGGGAAACTGTCCCCATGAGTACGACCCCCACGCCGCCCGCACCGGCTGAGTCCCGCACCTTCCTTCTGCGCGGTGGCGACGTCCACAGCCCCGCCGACCCCTTCGCCACGGCCATGGTCGTCGAGCGGGGGCACGTCGCCTGGGTCGGTTCCGAAGGCGCGGCAGACGCATTCGCCGAGGGGGTCGACGAGGTCGTCGACCTCGAAGGCGCCCTCGTCACTCCCGCGTTCACCGACGCCCACGTCCACACCACGTCGACGGGGCTCGCCCTGACCGGCCTCGACCTCTCCGCGGCCCGCACCCGGGGCGAGGCGCTCGCCCTCGTCCGCGCCCACGCGGCCGCCCGCCCCACGGACCGGATCCTCCTCGGCCACGGCTGGGACGCCGCCCGCTGGCCCGACGGCGCGCCCCTCACCCGCGCCGAGCTCGACGAGGCCACCGGCGGCCGCCCGCTCTACCTCTCGCGCATCGACGTCCACTCGGCCGCCGTCACCACGGCCCTGCTCGACCTCGTCCCCGGCATCGCGGACCGCCCCGGATTCACCCCCGACGGACCCCTCACCCGCGACGCCCACCACGCCGTCCGCGCCGCCGCCCACGCCGCCGTCACCCCGCAGCAGCGCACGGAGGCCCAGCGTGCGGCCCTGCGGCACGCGGCCTCCCTGGGGATCGGGTCCGTGCACGAGTGCGGCGGTCCCGACATCTCCTCCGAGGAGGACTTCACCGGACTGCTGCGGCTGGCCGCCGAGGAGTCCGGCCCCCGGGTCGTCGGCTACTGGGCCGACCGGGACATCGACCGGGCCCGCGCGCTGGGCGCCGTCGGTGCCGCCGGTGACCTGTTCGTGGACGGCGCCCTCGGCTCGCACACGGCCTGCCTGCACGAGCCGTACGCAGACGCGGCCGCCGGGCACACCGGCACCTCCTACCTGGACGCCCACGCCGTTGCCGGCCACGTTGTCGCCTGCACCGAGGCGGGGCTCCAGGCGGGCTTCCACGCCATCGGGGACGCCGCGGTGACCGCCGTGGTGGACGGCGTGCGCGCCGCCGCCGAGAAGGTCGGCCTCGCCCGTGTCAGGGCCGCGCGGCACCGCGTCGAGCACGCCGAGATGCTGTCGCCGGAAACCATCGCCTCCTTCGCCGAGTTCGGCCTCACCGCTTCCGTTCAGCCCGCGTTCGACGCCCTGTGGGGCGGCGAGGACGGCATGTACGCGGACCGCCTCGGCGCTGAACGGGCCCGCGCCCTCAACCCGTTCGCCGCGCTCCTGCGCGCCGGGGTGCCGCTGGCCTTCGGCTCCGACAGCCCCGTCACCCCGCTCGACCCGTGGGGCACGGTCCGCGCCGCGGCCTTCCACCGCACACCCGAGCACCGGGTGTCCGTGCGGGCCGCGTTCACCGCGCACACCCGCGGCGGCTGGCGCGCCGTCGGCCGGGACGACGCGGGAATCCTGGTCCCGGGCGCCCCGGCGGACTACGCCGTGTGGCGCACCGAGGAGCTCGTCGTCCAGGCGCCGGACGACCGCGTCGCGCGCTGGTCGACCGATCCGCGCTCCGGGACGCCCGGTCTCCCCGATCTCACGCCGGGGGCCCAACTTCCGCTCTGCCTGCGCACGGTGGTCGGCGGGCGGACCGTGTACGTAGGGCCGGACGAGTGATGTAGGCACGCGCAGTACCGCCGACAGCGGTCCGCCGCACGCTCGCGCGACCTGCGAGTCCTCGGCGCTGACCAGGTGGTTTCCTCAATCACCGCAGATCAAACGGGTGTTGACAGCTGGGCGCGGTCGACGGGTAGGTTCGGCCGGGTCCACCACTGGACGTCCGACCGGGGAACCTCCGCGCAGTCGATGAACGCCGCTGGGTCATGGGCGGTGTGCCGCACCGGCGCACCGCCACTGGGAGCCAGGCCCAGCACCCGCGCCATGGGGCGCTGGAACGTTCCGGCCGGATGGGGGTCCCTCCCTGCTCCGCGGGAGCACGGGGGAAGGTGCGACCCGGGTGGGGCCCGGACGCTCAGTAGACAACGGCTCTCGGTAGACCCGCAGCCAGCGGTCCCAGGCCGGCCCGAAGGGCACCGGGCCCCGATCCCGCAGTCCCGCGCAGGGCGCCTTACCAGCGCCGACAAGCACTCTCGCTATGGTGGTCCCCTCGTACAGGAGTCTTAAGGGGAAGCTGTGAACGACGGCGGTGGGCGGCAGTTCGGCCCTCTCGGTACGGCGCTGGTGATCATCCCGACCTACAACGAGGCGGAGAACATCAAGTCGATCGTCGGCCGGGTGCGCGCGTCCGTGCCCGAGGCGCATGTCCTCGTCGCCGACGACAACAGCCCCGACGGCACGGGAAAGCTCGCCGACGAGCTCGCCTCGGGCGACGAGCAGGTGCGGGTCCTGCACCGGCAGGGCAAGGAAGGTCTGGGCGCGGCCTATCTCGCGGGCTTCCGCTGGGGCCTCGAGAACGGCTACGGCGTCCTGGTGGAGATGGACGCCGACGGCTCTCACCAGCCCGAGGAGCTGCCCCGGCTGCTGACCGCGCTGAAGGGCTCCGACCTCGTGCTCGGCTCGCGCTGGGTGCCCGGCGGACGGGTCGTCAACTGGCCCAAGTCACGTGAGTTCCTCTCCCGCGGCGGCAGCACCTACTCGCGGCTGCTGCTCGACGTGCCGATCCGGGACGTCACCGGGGGCTTCCGTGCCTTCCGCCGCGAGACCCTCGAAGGCCTCGGGCTCGGCGAGGTCTCCTCGCAGGGCTACTGCTTCCAGGTCGACCTCGCGCGCCGGGCGGTCAGGGCCGGCTATCACGTCGTCGAGGTGCCCATCACGTTCGTCGAGCGCGAGCTCGGCGACTCCAAGATGAGCCGTGACATCGTCGTCGAGGCGCTGTGGCGGGTCACCGCGTGGGGCTTGGGGGAGCGCATGGGGCGTGTGATCGGCCGCAAGTAGGCCTGAGCCGCAGCCTCCGTCGATCTTGATCTCCCGCTTACGCCACTCGGGCCGGGGCCCAGGCACACTGGGGGCATGACCACTGGCACACCGCCCCCTTCGCGCTCCGCCACGCCCCGGCGTTCCCGGGTCCGCACGTTCCTGCCGCTCGGTATCGCCGCGTGGCTGGTCCTGGAGATCTGGCTGCTGACCGTGGTCGCGGGCGCGGCCGGCGGGTTCACCGTCTTCCTGCTGCTGCTCGCCGGGATCGTGCTCGGCGCCGTCGTCATCAAGCGCGCCGGGCGCCGGGCCTTCAAGAATCTGAGCGAGACGCTGCAACAGCAGCAGAGCGGCGCGGTCCCGGCGGGCGAGCAGCGCCCCGGGGGCAACGGTCTGCTGATGCTGGCGGGCCTGCTCCTGATGATCCCCGGCCTGATCTCGGACGCCCTGGGTCTCGTTCTGCTCGTGCCGCCCGTCCGTACGGCCCTGAGCCGCTACACGGAGCGGACCATCGAGCGGAAGATGCAGTCGGCCACCCCCGGGACCTTCGGTGACGCGTTCCAGCAGGCGCGGATGCACCGGCCGGACGGCACGGTCATCCAGGGCGAGGTGATCAAGGACGATGAGCGGCCCGCACAGCGCCCCGACGCGGGTCCGCGCCCCCCGATCACTCCCTGAGCGCGTGCGGGGCTCAGAAGCTCACTGAGCCCCGCACGGCGCCGGACATGCGAAAAGCCGTGGGCCGGGCACACATGACGTGTGTCCGGCCCACGGCTTCTGTCAGTCGCGTTCCCGCTGCTCCCGAGGGATCAGGCGGACTTGCGGCTGTCGCGCGGATGCACCGCGATGTTCATGGCACCTGATCGGAGAACGGCGAGCCGCTCCTCGAGGACCTCTTCGAGTTCCTCGCGAGTGCGCCGCTCCATCAGCATGTCCCAATGTGTACGAGCGGGCTTGGCCTTCTTCTCCTCAGGGCCGTCTCCGTCGACCAGAAGTGCTTGGGCCCCGCAGACCTTGCACTCCCACTCGGCCGGAATTTCGGCCTCCACCGAGAAGGGCATCTCAAAGCGATGTCCCTTCTCGCATG
The DNA window shown above is from Streptomyces sp. NBC_01445 and carries:
- a CDS encoding DUF6230 family protein; its protein translation is MSEAQRHGRTDWKMAQGALAASFAVSGSSFLVSSDNLKSLGLSSYVPTDRDVDAKGQGGRGKFGLQARGIEVAEVRSHAWSATGGNFRLRGMKVAVSTGGKKRFRGAEAGSWRGGRCPERTRTAGYPGWSRWRSRGRGVRAAVRRGAVRERSGAAGGGLGRAAAVRGVAGLVPLRSPVRWLYGLVGLPDRHWRVGPGGHESRVTSVRPA
- a CDS encoding TetR/AcrR family transcriptional regulator, producing MSNSQQRGAGSGLGRPQARGTDRSVARRAELITIGRKLFADTSYDALSMDDIARHAGVAKGLIYYYFKSKRGYYLAIVEESVADLVARAGGVGDLTPVDRVHRTIDGYLRYAEHHQAAYRTVISGGVGFDAEVHAIRDGVREAMIATIAEGAYGRSDIPRVARMALLGWLHSVEGVTLDWIGDRTPARDTVRELLVRLLGETLRVIEQFEPDCPAPARP
- a CDS encoding glycoside hydrolase family 18 protein translates to MLRPHRPRASFRALLSAACCAVLGAGLLASAGTAAAQNDAGPQRAAAGSKVVGYFTEWGVYDRNYHVKNIETSGSADKLTHINYAFGNVTGGKCAMGDSYAATDKAYTADQAVDGVADTWDQPLRGNFNQLLKLKKLHPNLKILWSFGGWTWSGGFTDAAKDPAGFAQSCYDLVENSKWADVFDGIDIDWEYPNACGLSCDTSGRDAYKNLMSALRSKFGSSALITSAIPADASDGGKIDATDYAGAAQYVDWYNPMTYDYFGAWDAQGPTAPHSPLTSYSGIPKAGYNTDATITKLKGLGVPASKLLLGIGFYGRGWTGVTQAAPGGTATGPAAGKYEQGIDDYKELKSKCPATGTVGGTAYAYCGNNWWSYDTPATIAGKMDYKNQQGLGGTFLWELSGDTTNGELIKSVD
- a CDS encoding acyl-CoA dehydrogenase family protein, whose protein sequence is MPDRAPQPVDRQLPTDEARDLFSLVRELVQREIAPSAAEEEDAGRFPRETFSLLSESGLLGLPYDSDFGGGDQPYEVYLQVLEELAAARLTVGLGVSVHSLACHALANFGTKEQRAEHLPAMLGGGRLGAYCLSEPSSGSDAASLRTKAVREGDDWVITGTKAWITHGGIADFYTVLARSGGEGARGITAFLVPGDAEGLSAAAPEKKMGMKGSPTAQVHFDGVRVSDARRIGDEGQGFAIALSALDSGRLGIAACAIGVAQAALDEALAYATGREQFGRPIADFQGLRFMLADMATQIEAGRALYLTAARLRDAGRPFSKQAAMAKLMCTDTAMKVTTDAVQVLGGYGYTADFPAERYMREAKVLQIVEGTNQIQRMVIARHLAGPETR
- a CDS encoding phosphotransferase family protein is translated as MATAPRPRTSTRDPEEVSRRLTSWLAARLPGAEAVNVTVPESNGMSSETLLFDIEHPEPPVRACALRLAADPSAYSIFPDYDMPRQYRTMRLAADRTGLPVPRVLWLEEDPGPLGAPFFVMERVEGRVPPDVMPYTYEGNWLHAATDAERARLQDATVRLIARLHDGVPASEAEFLAAPGKGSALRRHVEAQRAYYAWVVDGLPPSPLIESAFDRLAELWPADEGEPVLNWGDARIGNIIYDGFEPAAVLDWEMAALAPREVDLGWTVYLHRFFQDLTESFGQAGLPGFLRREDIERRYAQLTGHVPRDMDFHTLYAALRHAVVMLRVAYRQAYFGEVAVPDDPDTLILHHASLRAMVQGSYWS
- a CDS encoding Lrp/AsnC family transcriptional regulator, with product MEELDRQIVQLLVKDGRMSYTDLGKATGLSTSAVHQRVRRLEQRGVIRGYAAVVDPEAVGLSLTAFISVKPFDPSAPDDIAERLAGVPEIEACHSVAGDENYILKVRVETPHDLENLLARVRSLAGVSTRTTVVLSTPYEARPPRV
- a CDS encoding amidohydrolase, whose protein sequence is MSTTPTPPAPAESRTFLLRGGDVHSPADPFATAMVVERGHVAWVGSEGAADAFAEGVDEVVDLEGALVTPAFTDAHVHTTSTGLALTGLDLSAARTRGEALALVRAHAAARPTDRILLGHGWDAARWPDGAPLTRAELDEATGGRPLYLSRIDVHSAAVTTALLDLVPGIADRPGFTPDGPLTRDAHHAVRAAAHAAVTPQQRTEAQRAALRHAASLGIGSVHECGGPDISSEEDFTGLLRLAAEESGPRVVGYWADRDIDRARALGAVGAAGDLFVDGALGSHTACLHEPYADAAAGHTGTSYLDAHAVAGHVVACTEAGLQAGFHAIGDAAVTAVVDGVRAAAEKVGLARVRAARHRVEHAEMLSPETIASFAEFGLTASVQPAFDALWGGEDGMYADRLGAERARALNPFAALLRAGVPLAFGSDSPVTPLDPWGTVRAAAFHRTPEHRVSVRAAFTAHTRGGWRAVGRDDAGILVPGAPADYAVWRTEELVVQAPDDRVARWSTDPRSGTPGLPDLTPGAQLPLCLRTVVGGRTVYVGPDE
- a CDS encoding polyprenol monophosphomannose synthase — protein: MNDGGGRQFGPLGTALVIIPTYNEAENIKSIVGRVRASVPEAHVLVADDNSPDGTGKLADELASGDEQVRVLHRQGKEGLGAAYLAGFRWGLENGYGVLVEMDADGSHQPEELPRLLTALKGSDLVLGSRWVPGGRVVNWPKSREFLSRGGSTYSRLLLDVPIRDVTGGFRAFRRETLEGLGLGEVSSQGYCFQVDLARRAVRAGYHVVEVPITFVERELGDSKMSRDIVVEALWRVTAWGLGERMGRVIGRK
- the fxsA gene encoding FxsA family membrane protein, with product MTTGTPPPSRSATPRRSRVRTFLPLGIAAWLVLEIWLLTVVAGAAGGFTVFLLLLAGIVLGAVVIKRAGRRAFKNLSETLQQQQSGAVPAGEQRPGGNGLLMLAGLLLMIPGLISDALGLVLLVPPVRTALSRYTERTIERKMQSATPGTFGDAFQQARMHRPDGTVIQGEVIKDDERPAQRPDAGPRPPITP
- a CDS encoding RNA polymerase-binding protein RbpA, which translates into the protein MSERALRGTRLVVTSYETDRGIDLAPRQAVEYACEKGHRFEMPFSVEAEIPAEWECKVCGAQALLVDGDGPEEKKAKPARTHWDMLMERRTREELEEVLEERLAVLRSGAMNIAVHPRDSRKSA